GTCCGATGTGGACGCGCCCGGTGTGGACACGTCCGGCCGGGCGCGAACGGGGCGGAGCGGCGGTTCCCCGCCCGGTAGAGGCGGTGGCCGGGCGGGGAACGCCGTCAGGGCCGGATCACGGGATCAGGAGCAGGCGGTGCCGTTCAACGTCGGTGCGCTGAACGGCGGCGTGCTCCCGTTGTAGTTCGCGTTGTACCCGATGGTCGTCGTGCCACCGGAGGCGAGCGATCCGTTCCAGGACGTGTTGGTGACCCGGACCGCGTCTCCCGAGTCGGTCCACGTCCCGTTCCAGCCCTGCACGACGGTCACGCCCGGCGCCGAGAAGGCGAGGGTCCAGCCGTTGATGGCGGGTCCCCGGTTCCCGATGACGATCTCGCCGGTGTAACCGCCCGTCCACTGGCTGACCACGCGGTGGGTGACCGTGCAGCCGCTGCCGGGGTTGTTGCCCGTCGTGGTCGTGGTGGTGGTCGTCGTCGTGGTTGAAGTCGGGCCTGCGGCGAGTGCCAGGTCGTACGCGCGCTGCGGCACGAACTGGCCCGCGGGCGCGATGCAGCCGTCCGACTCGCCCGGCAGCTTGACCCACAGGAAGGCGGCGATCTGGGAGTCGCCCGTGCCGGTCGTGCTGGGCCTGCCGATCGCGCGCCCGGACGGGTCGCACCACTCGGAGCCCAGCGGGCCGTTGCCGTTGCGGCTGGTGTCGATCACCGCCTTGAGCCTGCTGTCGCCGAGGGCGTTGAGGATGTTCTTGGTGTAGGCCACCTCGTCGGACGTGCTGCGGTAGTTCGACACGTTCGAGGCGATGCCGTCGGCGCTGTTGGAGACGTCGGCGGCGCGCAGCCTGTTGGCGGCCTCCGACGGGCTCAGCCACGCGGAGTTGCCGATGTCGAAGTAGACCTTGGCCTGCCCGGAGCCGGACTTGAGCTTCTTGCCCGCGTAGGCCATGGACGCCCTGGTCTGGCTCTGCTGGTCCGCGCTCTGGCAGTTGCTCATGATCGGCAGCACGTCGGGTTCGAGCACGATCGCCGCCGGCCGACCGGCCAGCCCGGCCGCGACCTCGTCCACCCACGCCCGGTACGCCTGGTGCGACGGCGCACCGCCGCCGCTGGCCCCGCCGCAGTCGCGGTTGGGGATGTTGTAGACCACCAGGATCGGGATCTTCCCCGCCGAGGCCGCCGCGCCGACGAACGAGCTGACCTCCGAGCGCACCGACGAGGTGTTGGTGGTGGTGAACCACCGCGCCTGCGGGACCGAGGCGATCCGGTCGCGGATGAGCTGCGCTCGCGAGTCGCCCGGGTTGGCGGCGACCCAGCGCGCGCTGGAGCTGGACGGGTCGACGTAGAACTCGGACTCGGCGGCCTGGGCGGTCGCGCCGCCGCCCACCGCCAAGGCCACGACCCCCGCCACGAGCGCGCTCGAAAGGGCGCACGCGGCCGCGGCCTGCTTCTTGTGCTTCACCGTTCCTCCTGACACAGAGCCGGCCGGGTCGCGTACTGGGAGCGCTCCCAGAGAATTGTCCGGCGACGTGGGAGAGAGTTCGACTTCGGCTAAATCTAGCCAGGCGCACCGAGCCGGTCAATTAGCGCCAAAGCTAAAAGTGCTATCTCCAACTTTAGCGGTGGACCTTCGGAGCACCAGCGGCCGAGGCATTATCGTGGCGGCCGGACGCTGTCCCGCGGCACGAGCGCCGGGTTCGCGGTGCGCCGGACGTCGTCGAGCGCGGTGCCGGCGAACTGCGCCAGCAGCAGGTCCAGGGCGTCCCGGGCGACGGCGCCGAAGTCCGGCCGGACGGTGGTCAGCGGCGGGATGAAGTACGCGGCCTCGGGCACGTCGTCGAACCCGACCAGGCTCACGTCGTCCGGGACCCGCCTGCCGCGCTCCCCCATCGCCCGCAGGATGCCCAGCGCCAGGTGGTCGTTGGCCGCGAAGATCGCGGTCACGTCGGGCATCCGGGCCAGCACCTGGCCCGCCCGGTACCCGGACGCGGCGCTCCAGTCGGCGGGCACCACCGGCGGCACCTCCGCGCCCGCCGCCTCCAGCGCCGACCGCCAGCCCTTGATCCGGCCCGCGCTGTCGAACCAGTCCGGCGGCCCCGAGACGTGCCACACCGTGCGGTGACCCGCCTCCAGCAGGTGGCGGGTCGCCGCCGCGGCGCCCGCCTCCTGGTCCACGGTCACCAGCGGGGTCGAGCGCTCGGGGTCGCCGTCGACCATCACCAGCGGCACGCCGGGAGGGGCGGCGTCGACCGCGTCGTGGGCCGAGGCCGTCGGCGCGATGACCACGATGCCCGCCACCCACTGGTCGCGGTGCCGCTCCAGGGCCTTGGTGATCGACTCGCGGTCCAGCACGTTCACCCGGTGCGTGGTCACCACGAACCCGGCCGCCGACGCCACCTGCTCGAACGCCGCCAGCAGCGAGGCGGGTCCGCACAGGGTCGTGTTCTGGGCGACCACCCCGATCAGCTGCGAGCGGCCCGTCACCAGCGCGCGGGCCACCCGGTTCGGGCGGTAGCCCAACTCGTCGATCGCCGCGCGGACCCGCAGGCGCGTCTGCTCCTGCACGTACGGGTGCCCGTTGAGCACCCGCGACACCGTCTGGTGCGAGACACCGGCCAGCCGAGCGACATCCGCCATCGCGGGCACACCGGAGGTCTTCCCCACTACCGTCCAATCTGCGCGGCGCTCGCACTGGACCGGCCTGCTGGTCGTGAAAGTCGATGATCAATGTAGCCACGCCCCATTCGGGCAGTCAACGCGAGCCCGCGCTAAATGTTCGCGCTTGGTGTTTAGCGGGGCGAAAATGTTTCGCCCCGCCTGGCCTTGACAATCGAATGCGCGATCACCAACGCTGCTCGGACCCGGATGTCGATGAGATCCGCCCTCCCGTCAGGCGGTGGCGCAAGCCATCCCGTTGAGGGTGAAGGACGCGGGCTTGGCGGTGTTGCCGTTGTGGGTGGCCTGGAAGCCGATGCCGATGGAGGCGTTCGGCGGGATCGAGGCGTTGTAGGCGACGTTGCGCGCGGTCACCTGCCCGGACGTGGGCGAGTAGGTGGCGCTCCAGCCGGAGGTGATGGTCTGGCCGCCGGGCAGGGTGAAGGCCAGGGACCAGCCGTTGATCGCCGCGGCGCCGGTGTTGGTGATGGTGATGGTCTCGGTCAGGCCCGTGTTCCAGGCGTTCACGGTGCTGGTGACGCGGCACGTGCCGGGCGGCTGCGTGGTCGTGGTGGTCGTCGTCGTGGTGGTGGTCGTGGTGGTGGTGGTGGTCGTGGTTGTCGTGGTTGTCGTGGTGGTGGTCGGGTCGCCCGAGCCGTCGAGGCCGAAGAACGCGATGGCCCGTGCGGCCATGCCGGACGACGGCAGGCTGTGCCCGGCGCCCTGGACGCTGTACGCCTCGACCTTGTCGCCGTAGCGGCGGCGGTTCCAGTTGGTCTGCGGCGTGTCGGTGGACGTCGGGGTCTGGCTCAGGCCGAACACGTCGGTCCACTGCTCGATCGACTCCTGGAGCAGCGCGTACGGCACGAGGGTGTCGTTGGTGCCGTGCCAGAGCTGCACGCGCGGTCGCGTGCCGGTGTAGCCGGGGTACGCCTGCCGGACGGCGTCGCCCCACTGCTGCGGGGTGCGGTTGGCGCCGCCGTTGCCGGTGCACCGGGAGCTGCCGGGCGGGTAGTCGGCGGCGTTGGCGAAGCAGTTGTACGGCACGCCCATGAACGCCGCGCCCGCCTTGAACAGGTCCGGGTACAGGGCGAGCATGTGGTTGGTCATCATGCCGCCCGACGACGAACCGGTGACGAACACCCGGTTCGGGTCACCGCCGTAGCGCTGCTGCGCGTACGCCACCATCGACGCGATCGACACCGGGTCGCTGCCGCCGCCGCGGCGCTTGGCCGCGTCGGACCACGTGTCGAAGCACTTGCCGAACCCCGCCTCCTGCTGGGCGCTGGGGTAGATCACGACGAACCCGTGCCGGTCGGCCAGCGAGGCGAACTCGCTGCCGGAGTAGAACCCGGGACCCGAGCCGCCGCAGCCGTGCATGGCCACCACGACCCCGGGGTTCGCCGGCCGCGAGTCCGGCGCGTAGACGTGCATCCGCATCCCGCCGGGGTTGCTGCCGAAGCTGGTCACCTCGGTCAACGACGCCGCGACGGCGGGGGCGGGCGACGCGGCGACGAGACCCGCCACGAGCAGCGAAGCCACGGCGGCCGACAACAGGCTTGGTCCGGTCCTCATGCGCTCGACTCCCTCGGTTCGCGCACGGATAGATGACACTTAGAGTCCCGACCGTAAACCAAACTGTCAATCGACCGTCTCGACAGCCCGCCTTGCGCCACTCGGAGCCCGTTACAGTCGGTGCCGACCGATCCCAGAGCCGCAGCGGAGCCGCCGTGACCAGCCCGTACGACATCGAGGAGATCTTTCCGGGCGACGGGGTCCGGCTGCCCCGGCGGCAGGCCGGCAGCTCGCCGCAGGGCCTGACCGTGACCCTGATGGCCGACTACACCCTCGGCGCCCGCGCCTGGCTGCCGTCGGCGGCGATCGTGGCGCTGCTCGCCGAGGCGGGCGTGAGCCACGCCGGAGCCCGCGCCACCACCAGCAGGCTCGCCCGCCGCGGCGTGCTGGAGGCCAGCAGGCACGGCCGCAACAGCTCCTACCGGCTCACCGCGGCCGCCGCCCACAACCTCGCCGCCGGCGGGCGGTCCATCGCCGCCGCGGCCGTCGGCGACCGGGCCTGGGACCGGTGGTGGACGCTCATCGCCTTCTCGCTGCCCCAGGAAGAGGTCACCCGGCGGCGGGAGCTGCGCGGCCTGCTGCGCTGGCTCGGCCACGCGCCCCTCTACGACGGCCTGTGGATCTCACCCCACGACCTCACCGACAAGCTCAGGGCGCAGCTGGTCGACCTCGCCCTCGGCGCCATGACCGTGTTCCGCGCGCGCCACGTCGACCTCGGCGCGACGACCGGCCGCGCTCCCCTGGACGCCTGGGACACGGCGGCCATCGCCCGCCGGTACGAGGAGTTCATCGAGCGCTGGAGCCCGCTGGAGGCCGGAATCCGGGACTCCCGGGTCACCGGGGTCGAAGCGGTCCGGGCCCGCACCGAGGTCATGGACACCTACCGCCGCCTCCCCATCCTCGACCCGGGGCTGCCCCTCGACCTGCTCCCGCCGGGCTGGCCGCGGGGTCGCGCCCGCGACCTGTTCGCCGCCGTCTACGACGGCCTCGCCGGCCCCGCCCAGGAGCACGTGCGCGACGTCGCGCGCCGGTTCACCACCGACCCGCTCGCCGACGTGCGCGCCCACACCGTCGCCGACCTGCTCGCCGGCGTGCCGGGCGGGACCGGCGCCCGCTGATCAGGCGCGCAGGGTCCACCGCTGGTTGGCCTGCCCGCTGCAGGTCCACAGGACCAGCTCGGTGCCGTTGCCGGTGCCCAGGTTGTACGCGTCCAGGCACAGGCCGGACTGCGCGCTGGTGATCGTGCCGTCGGCGTTGACGTTCCACTGCTGGTTCGCGTCGCCGTGGCAGTCCCAGATCACG
This genomic window from Saccharothrix sp. HUAS TT1 contains:
- a CDS encoding glycoside hydrolase family 6 protein, with amino-acid sequence MKHKKQAAAACALSSALVAGVVALAVGGGATAQAAESEFYVDPSSSSARWVAANPGDSRAQLIRDRIASVPQARWFTTTNTSSVRSEVSSFVGAAASAGKIPILVVYNIPNRDCGGASGGGAPSHQAYRAWVDEVAAGLAGRPAAIVLEPDVLPIMSNCQSADQQSQTRASMAYAGKKLKSGSGQAKVYFDIGNSAWLSPSEAANRLRAADVSNSADGIASNVSNYRSTSDEVAYTKNILNALGDSRLKAVIDTSRNGNGPLGSEWCDPSGRAIGRPSTTGTGDSQIAAFLWVKLPGESDGCIAPAGQFVPQRAYDLALAAGPTSTTTTTTTTTTTGNNPGSGCTVTHRVVSQWTGGYTGEIVIGNRGPAINGWTLAFSAPGVTVVQGWNGTWTDSGDAVRVTNTSWNGSLASGGTTTIGYNANYNGSTPPFSAPTLNGTACS
- a CDS encoding LacI family DNA-binding transcriptional regulator, whose product is MADVARLAGVSHQTVSRVLNGHPYVQEQTRLRVRAAIDELGYRPNRVARALVTGRSQLIGVVAQNTTLCGPASLLAAFEQVASAAGFVVTTHRVNVLDRESITKALERHRDQWVAGIVVIAPTASAHDAVDAAPPGVPLVMVDGDPERSTPLVTVDQEAGAAAATRHLLEAGHRTVWHVSGPPDWFDSAGRIKGWRSALEAAGAEVPPVVPADWSAASGYRAGQVLARMPDVTAIFAANDHLALGILRAMGERGRRVPDDVSLVGFDDVPEAAYFIPPLTTVRPDFGAVARDALDLLLAQFAGTALDDVRRTANPALVPRDSVRPPR
- a CDS encoding PHB depolymerase family esterase, whose amino-acid sequence is MRTGPSLLSAAVASLLVAGLVAASPAPAVAASLTEVTSFGSNPGGMRMHVYAPDSRPANPGVVVAMHGCGGSGPGFYSGSEFASLADRHGFVVIYPSAQQEAGFGKCFDTWSDAAKRRGGGSDPVSIASMVAYAQQRYGGDPNRVFVTGSSSGGMMTNHMLALYPDLFKAGAAFMGVPYNCFANAADYPPGSSRCTGNGGANRTPQQWGDAVRQAYPGYTGTRPRVQLWHGTNDTLVPYALLQESIEQWTDVFGLSQTPTSTDTPQTNWNRRRYGDKVEAYSVQGAGHSLPSSGMAARAIAFFGLDGSGDPTTTTTTTTTTTTTTTTTTTTTTTTTTTQPPGTCRVTSTVNAWNTGLTETITITNTGAAAINGWSLAFTLPGGQTITSGWSATYSPTSGQVTARNVAYNASIPPNASIGIGFQATHNGNTAKPASFTLNGMACATA
- a CDS encoding PaaX family transcriptional regulator C-terminal domain-containing protein; this translates as MTSPYDIEEIFPGDGVRLPRRQAGSSPQGLTVTLMADYTLGARAWLPSAAIVALLAEAGVSHAGARATTSRLARRGVLEASRHGRNSSYRLTAAAAHNLAAGGRSIAAAAVGDRAWDRWWTLIAFSLPQEEVTRRRELRGLLRWLGHAPLYDGLWISPHDLTDKLRAQLVDLALGAMTVFRARHVDLGATTGRAPLDAWDTAAIARRYEEFIERWSPLEAGIRDSRVTGVEAVRARTEVMDTYRRLPILDPGLPLDLLPPGWPRGRARDLFAAVYDGLAGPAQEHVRDVARRFTTDPLADVRAHTVADLLAGVPGGTGAR